In Sulfurovum riftiae, one DNA window encodes the following:
- the purS gene encoding phosphoribosylformylglycinamidine synthase subunit PurS: MTAIVNVFLKEGVLDPQGKAAHHALDSLGFEGVSDVRIGKQIVIKLDTDDKSKAEAEVKEMCETLLANTVIEDYTIEIV, encoded by the coding sequence ATAACAGCAATCGTAAACGTATTTTTGAAAGAGGGTGTTCTTGACCCGCAGGGAAAGGCAGCACACCATGCACTTGATTCACTCGGGTTCGAAGGTGTGTCGGATGTACGCATCGGCAAGCAGATCGTTATCAAGCTTGATACAGATGACAAGAGCAAAGCGGAAGCGGAAGTCAAAGAGATGTGCGAAACACTGCTTGCCAACACTGTCATCGAAGACTATACCATAGAGATAGTGTAA
- the purQ gene encoding phosphoribosylformylglycinamidine synthase subunit PurQ: MKVAVLRFPGTNCEFDTQYAFEKLGHTTKLVWHEEMTLPEDIDLVVVPGGFSYGDYLRSGSIARFSPVMKAVSKYANDGGKVLGICNGFQILTEAGLLPGALKRNNNLHFISKHQNLCVINNDNAFLNQCEAGEVLNIPIAHADGNYYIDDEGFKKLEENGQILLRYSDENGNPVVVNGSVTSIAGVCNENKNVFGLMPHPERALEAILGSEDGIRMLKGFEA, encoded by the coding sequence ATGAAAGTAGCGGTATTACGATTTCCCGGGACAAACTGCGAATTCGATACGCAGTATGCATTTGAGAAACTGGGCCACACTACCAAACTGGTATGGCACGAAGAGATGACACTGCCTGAAGATATCGACCTTGTAGTCGTACCCGGAGGATTCTCCTACGGCGACTACCTCCGTTCAGGCTCCATTGCACGTTTTTCACCGGTCATGAAAGCGGTATCGAAGTACGCAAACGACGGTGGAAAGGTACTGGGTATCTGTAACGGCTTTCAGATCCTGACTGAAGCGGGTCTTCTTCCCGGTGCCTTGAAGCGCAACAACAACCTCCACTTCATTTCAAAGCACCAGAACCTCTGTGTCATCAACAACGACAATGCGTTTTTGAACCAGTGCGAAGCAGGCGAAGTGCTCAATATTCCTATCGCGCATGCGGACGGCAACTACTACATCGATGATGAAGGTTTCAAAAAACTTGAAGAGAATGGTCAGATCCTGCTTCGTTACTCTGACGAGAACGGCAACCCTGTCGTGGTCAACGGTTCAGTCACATCCATAGCCGGTGTCTGCAACGAAAACAAAAATGTTTTTGGCCTGATGCCCCACCCGGAGCGTGCACTCGAAGCGATCCTGGGAAGTGAAGACGGCATACGTATGCTTAAAGGTTTTGAAGCCTGA
- a CDS encoding S41 family peptidase, translating to MLSMIKKSKKIIATGLISTLTAAYLLGGFAQAKSTTSQSTAKDKLEAYIKFTQILNVIEKEYVDETNTTDLIDKALKGLLSNLDSHSTFMNTKEYKDLTVQTKGEFGGLGISVGMKDGALTVIAPLEGTPAMKAGIKAGDIILKIDDKATIGMTIDESVKLMRGKPKTDIVLTVVRKNAPKPITIKITRDIIKIQSVYAKNFETEKDLLYVHVTSFDQKVVEDMKKAIKEHNDTKGLILDLRNNPGGLLDQAVGLVDMFVKEGVIVSQKGRSKLENVEYKATPENTDTQTPMVVLVNGGSASASEIVSGALQDFNRSIVVGEKTFGKGSVQVVMPIGEDEALKLTVARYYLPSGRTIQAKGVTPDIIVHHGEIPKKEDPLFLKEADLKKHLEEELEKIDANATKKSIRVDSNTTISEDDNKTIISEKLLYKDAQLKIGVDILKALVITNKGKK from the coding sequence ATATTATCCATGATCAAAAAAAGTAAAAAAATCATTGCTACAGGGCTGATCTCGACCCTGACGGCTGCCTACCTCCTGGGAGGATTCGCACAGGCAAAGAGCACGACAAGCCAGTCTACGGCAAAAGACAAGCTTGAAGCCTATATCAAGTTCACACAGATCCTCAATGTGATCGAAAAAGAGTATGTGGATGAGACCAATACCACAGACCTCATAGACAAAGCGCTCAAAGGCCTTCTGAGCAACCTCGACTCACATTCCACTTTTATGAATACCAAAGAGTACAAGGACCTTACGGTCCAGACCAAAGGTGAATTCGGTGGACTGGGTATCTCTGTAGGCATGAAGGACGGTGCACTTACCGTCATTGCACCGCTTGAAGGCACCCCTGCAATGAAAGCGGGTATCAAAGCGGGAGACATCATCCTCAAGATCGATGACAAAGCGACCATCGGTATGACCATCGACGAGTCCGTCAAACTGATGAGAGGCAAACCAAAGACCGACATTGTGCTGACTGTTGTCAGAAAGAATGCGCCCAAGCCTATTACCATCAAGATCACCAGGGATATCATCAAGATCCAGTCGGTATATGCCAAAAACTTTGAGACGGAAAAGGACCTGCTCTATGTTCATGTCACCTCCTTTGACCAGAAGGTCGTAGAAGATATGAAAAAAGCGATCAAAGAGCATAACGATACCAAAGGGCTCATCCTTGACCTCAGGAACAATCCGGGTGGACTGCTGGACCAGGCGGTAGGCCTTGTGGACATGTTCGTCAAAGAGGGTGTCATTGTCAGCCAGAAGGGCCGCAGCAAGCTTGAGAACGTAGAGTACAAAGCAACGCCCGAGAACACCGACACCCAAACACCTATGGTGGTTCTCGTAAACGGCGGTTCCGCTTCGGCCAGCGAGATCGTCTCCGGTGCACTGCAGGACTTCAACCGCTCCATTGTTGTAGGGGAAAAGACCTTCGGTAAAGGTTCGGTACAGGTTGTCATGCCTATCGGAGAAGATGAAGCACTCAAACTTACCGTTGCACGCTACTACCTCCCGAGCGGACGTACGATCCAGGCAAAAGGGGTTACTCCGGACATCATCGTACATCATGGCGAGATCCCGAAAAAAGAGGACCCGCTTTTTCTCAAAGAGGCCGATCTCAAAAAACACCTTGAAGAGGAACTGGAGAAAATAGATGCAAATGCTACGAAAAAATCCATCAGGGTCGACAGCAACACTACCATATCCGAAGATGACAACAAAACAATCATCTCGGAAAAACTGCTTTACAAAGATGCACAGCTGAAGATCGGCGTAGATATTCTCAAAGCATTGGTAATTACAAATAAAGGAAAAAAATAA
- the purC gene encoding phosphoribosylaminoimidazolesuccinocarboxamide synthase produces MITDSLVKQELVYEGKAKKIWSTEYEDLYISEFKDDLTAFNGEKKSSEEGKGALNNKISTELFKYLNKKGVPTHFVEMLDENHMLHKKADVILIEVIVRNIATGSLSRNLGIEDGKVLPFTLVEFDYKNDELGDPKLNDQHCLLLNLVSDTSELEYIRYMARRINDLLKAFYAQRNLILVDFKLEFGRDMDGNIILIDELSPDNFRLWDSESGESMDKDRFRQGLGGLKVAYEEVLNRILGETI; encoded by the coding sequence ATGATAACAGATTCGTTGGTCAAACAGGAATTGGTGTATGAAGGGAAAGCAAAAAAGATCTGGTCTACGGAGTATGAAGATCTTTACATCTCAGAGTTCAAAGATGATCTTACGGCATTCAATGGAGAGAAGAAGTCAAGCGAAGAAGGCAAAGGTGCCCTCAACAACAAGATCTCGACAGAACTTTTCAAATACCTGAACAAGAAGGGGGTCCCTACCCACTTCGTAGAGATGCTCGATGAGAACCATATGCTGCACAAAAAAGCGGATGTCATTCTCATTGAAGTGATCGTAAGGAACATTGCTACGGGAAGCCTCAGCAGGAACCTCGGGATCGAAGACGGCAAGGTGCTTCCCTTCACACTGGTTGAGTTCGACTACAAGAACGATGAACTCGGAGACCCGAAACTCAATGACCAGCACTGCCTCCTTCTGAACCTGGTAAGCGACACTTCCGAACTGGAATATATCCGCTACATGGCAAGACGTATCAATGACCTGCTCAAGGCATTCTATGCCCAGCGCAACTTGATACTGGTCGATTTCAAGCTCGAGTTCGGACGTGACATGGACGGGAACATCATCCTCATCGATGAACTCAGCCCGGACAATTTCAGACTCTGGGACTCCGAGAGCGGGGAGAGCATGGACAAAGACCGTTTCAGACAGGGACTTGGCGGACTCAAAGTGGCGTACGAAGAGGTACTTAACAGAATTTTAGGGGAGACTATATAA